A window of Malania oleifera isolate guangnan ecotype guangnan chromosome 5, ASM2987363v1, whole genome shotgun sequence contains these coding sequences:
- the LOC131156515 gene encoding uncharacterized protein LOC131156515 isoform X2, producing MSVFGGDSWAREAQHRKRRVDDLVVEALPASSYKKLSNGKYACLVCPHNPILDSSLMLSMHCKGSRHRASESKLKEREIRREDEIKKRIALSGGSVGTANVSTYSQQFRFSSKPLIEQTRKAIYEMPCSETIRQNAADEKPDVGASGCHSFDGPSNYSDKSCFPVTKAAGELVAQQQLDFLQRRERELKFTAAGWKRDCHGVWFRDENVEFDSDEEDPNVCIA from the exons ATGAGTGTGTTCGGGGGAGATAGCTGGGCGAGAGAGGCGCAGCACCGGAAGAGGAGAGTGGATGATCTGGTCGTGGAAGCCCTGCCGGCGTCTTCCTACAAGAAGCTGTCTAATGGGAAATACGCCTGCCTCGTTTGCCCCCACAATCCCATCCTCGATTCCTCTCTCATGCTCTCC ATGCATTGTAAGGGATCTCGGCATCGTGCGTCGGAGTCGAAGCTCAAGGAAAGAGAAATAAGGAGAGAAGATGAGATAAAGAAGAGAATCGCCTTGTCGGGCGGTTCTGTTGGTACAGCCAACGTAAGCACTTACTCTCAGCAATTTAGGTTTTCAAGCAAACCCCTGATCGAGCAGACGCGCAAGGCTATTTATGAGATGCCTTGCAGTGAAACTATTCGGCAAAATGCCGCAGATGAAAAACCAGATGTTGGAGCAAGCGGGTGCCACTCTTTTGATGGGCCATCTAATTATAGTGACAAAAGTTGTTTTCCTGTAACGAAAGCTGCTGGCGAGCTGGTTGCCCAGCAGCAGCTGGATTTTCTCCAGCGTAGAGAGAGAGAACTTAAGTTCACAGCTGCAGGCTGGAAGCGTGACTGCCATGGAGTGTGGTTCAGAGATGAAAAC GTTGAGTTTGATTCTGATGAAGAAGATCCTAATGTTTGTATTGCTTGA
- the LOC131156515 gene encoding uncharacterized protein LOC131156515 isoform X1: protein MSVFGGDSWAREAQHRKRRVDDLVVEALPASSYKKLSNGKYACLVCPHNPILDSSLMLSMHCKGSRHRASESKLKEREIRREDEIKKRIALSGGSVGTANVSTYSQQFRFSSKPLIEQTRKAIYEMPCSETIRQNAADEKPDVGASGCHSFDGPSNYSDKSCFPVTKAAGELVAQQQLDFLQRRERELKFTAAGWKRDCHGVWFRDENVSFFFWVEFDSDEEDPNVCIA, encoded by the exons ATGAGTGTGTTCGGGGGAGATAGCTGGGCGAGAGAGGCGCAGCACCGGAAGAGGAGAGTGGATGATCTGGTCGTGGAAGCCCTGCCGGCGTCTTCCTACAAGAAGCTGTCTAATGGGAAATACGCCTGCCTCGTTTGCCCCCACAATCCCATCCTCGATTCCTCTCTCATGCTCTCC ATGCATTGTAAGGGATCTCGGCATCGTGCGTCGGAGTCGAAGCTCAAGGAAAGAGAAATAAGGAGAGAAGATGAGATAAAGAAGAGAATCGCCTTGTCGGGCGGTTCTGTTGGTACAGCCAACGTAAGCACTTACTCTCAGCAATTTAGGTTTTCAAGCAAACCCCTGATCGAGCAGACGCGCAAGGCTATTTATGAGATGCCTTGCAGTGAAACTATTCGGCAAAATGCCGCAGATGAAAAACCAGATGTTGGAGCAAGCGGGTGCCACTCTTTTGATGGGCCATCTAATTATAGTGACAAAAGTTGTTTTCCTGTAACGAAAGCTGCTGGCGAGCTGGTTGCCCAGCAGCAGCTGGATTTTCTCCAGCGTAGAGAGAGAGAACTTAAGTTCACAGCTGCAGGCTGGAAGCGTGACTGCCATGGAGTGTGGTTCAGAGATGAAAACGTGAGTTTCTTCTTTTGG GTTGAGTTTGATTCTGATGAAGAAGATCCTAATGTTTGTATTGCTTGA